AGCACCTCGCGGCGCTGGACCCACTGGAAGCCGAGGCCCGCTACGTGGACAACTTTGACCGGGGCCGCCAGACTTCGCTGCACCTGTTCGAGCATGTGCACGGCGATTCGCGCGACCGGGGACCGGCGCTCATCGACCTGCTGCAGACCTACGAAAAGGCGGGCCTGCAGTTTGAAGCCGACGAGCTGCCCGACCACCTGCCGGTGGTGCTGGAGTTTGCCTCCACCCAGCCACCCGCCGTGGCCAAGGAGTTTTTGGGCGAAATGGCCCACATCCTCAACGCCTTGTTCAGCGCGTTGGTGGCAAGGAGCAGCCCCTACGCCAGCGTGATCGCTGCGGTGCTCGAAGTCTCGGGCCAGCGCGTGCAGTCGGTGGCGCTCACGCCCGAGCCGCCCATGGACGAGGTCTGGGCCGAGCCCGAAGCGTTCGGCGGTTGCAGCACCCAGGGCCAGTCCAAGCCTGACCAGCCGCAACCCTTGCATTTTGTCCGTACCCCCCGCGCCGAGCGGGCCCCCGAAGGAGTCTCAGCATGACTACCCCCTGGCTCGATACCCTGTTGTTTGGCATCTATCCCTACATCTGCCTGGCCGTGTTCTTCATCGGCAGCTGGGCGCGGTTTGACCGCGACCAGTACACCTGGAAAAGCGACTCGTCGCAGCTGCTGCGCACCGGCAGCCTGCGCTGGGGCAGCAACCTGTTCCACATCGGCGTGCTGTTCCTGTTCTTCGGGCACACCTTTGGCATGCTGACGCCGCACTTTGTGTATGAGCATTTCATCAGCGCGGGCAACAAGCAGCTGATGGCCATGGTCACCGGGGGCATTGCGGGCTTGCTGGCCTTCGTGGGCATCTCCATCCTGCTGCACCGCCGCCTGTCGGACGCGCGCATCCGCGCCACGTCCAAGACCAGCGACATCGTGCTGCTGATCCTGCTCTGGCTGCAGCTGGCCCTGGGCCTGGCCACCATCCCGCTGTCGGCGCAGCACCTGGATGGCTCCATGATGATGAAGCTGGCCGAGTGGGGCCAGCGCGTGGTCACCTTCCGCAGCGGTGGTGTGGAGCTTCTGGCTGAGGCGGGCTGGATCTTCAAGGCCCACATGTTCCTGGGCATGAGCATCTTCCTGATCTTCCCGTTCACCCGCCTGGTGCATGTGTGGAGCGGCTTTGGCACGCTGGCCTACGTGCTGCGCCCCTACCAGGTGGTGCGTGCGCGCCGCCTGAACCTGCCCGCTGGCCACCTGCAGTCGCAAGACCGCCGCGCCTGAGACCCACTGACCATCCAGGAGCACACCATGAGCGGATGTGGAACCGGGAGCTGCGGATGCGGCTCCACCGACAGCAGCGTGGCAGCAGCCCCTGCCAGCACGCTGACCCCTACGCAGACTGCGGCCTACGAGGCCCTGGTGGCGACGATGGCCGATGCACCCGTGCAGGCGATGCCCGCGCCCGCAGCAAGTGGGCCAGTGGCCGTGGCTGACATCGCACGCATCAACGGCGTGGCCCTCAACGCCCCGCACGAGTTGCTGGACGAAGAGGCCCTGCGCCAACGTGCCTGCACCGAGCTGCTGCGTCAGGCGGCCCAGCAGGCGGGGTTGCTGTCGGCCGACGATGTGCCGGGCGCCTTGGGTGCTATCAGCACCGAGGCCTCCGACGCCATCGAGCAGTTGCTGGACCGCGAGCTGCCGATCCCCGATCCGTCGGAAGAAGCCTGCCGCCGCTACCACGAGGCCCACCCTGCGGCGCACGCCCAGGGCGAGCGCGCACAACTGCGCCACGTGCTCTTTGCCGTGACGCCGGGCGTGGATGTGAAACAGCTGCGCCTGCGCGCCGAGGCGCTGTTGATCGACTTGCGCTGCGCCGATGACGGGGGGGCAAAGTTTGCCGAAGCCGCTGCCCAGTGGTCCAACTGCCCCAGCGGCCAGCAAGGCGGTGACCTGGGTTGGCTCACCCGCGCCGACTGTGCGCCAGAGTTCGCCCGCGAAGTATTTGGCAGCGCCGAAATCGGCGTGCTGGCGCGCCTGGTGCACAGCCGCTTTGGCTTGCATGTGGTGGAAGTGGTAGCGCGCGAGGCCGGGCAACAGCCCGCGTTCGAGGACGTGCGCCAGGCCATCGCGCTCACCCTGCGCCAGCAGGCCTGGGTGAATGCGCTGCGCCAGTATCTGCAACTGCTGGCAGGTGCTGCGGTGGTTGAAGGGGTGGCGCTGGACGCGGCCGAATCGCCGCTGGTGCAGTAATCGCGCCGCACACCCAGTGAGCCCTATTGCTTCATCCCCTCATCGCCTCATTGCCCGCCCATGCCCGACGAGTTGCTGGACCGTTTGCGCCGCTTTCATGACGACGCCTTTCCCCAGTACCGCCAGCAGTTCCAGGCGCTGGTGGACGAGGGGCAGCATCCCACGACGCTGTTCATCGGGTGCTCAGACTCCCGCCTGGTGCCCTACCTGCTGACCGGCGCGGGGCCGGGCGAGCTGTTTCTGGTGCGCAATGTGGGGGCCTTCATCCCGCCCTACGACGGATCGCACGGCCACCATGGCACCACGGCGGCCATCGAATTTGCAGTGCTCAACCTGCAGGTGCGCCGCATCGTGGTGTGCGGCCACAGTCACTGTGGGGCTATCAAGGCGATGTATGGTGAGGTTTCGCCCGAGGCCCCCAACCTCAACCGCTGGCTGGACCTGGGGCGCGAAGCCCTGCTGCCCATGCAGCCGGGCCCCGAGGTGTTGCGCCGCACCGAGCAGCGCGCGGTGGTGCTGCAGCTGGAGCGCCTGATGGAGTACCCCATGGTGCGCAGCCGGGTGCAGTCGGGCCAGATCAGCCTGCACGGATGGCACTATGTGATCGAGGATGGCGAGGTGCATGTGTTTGATGTGCAGACTGGCGGGTTCGTGCCCGCCTCGCAGTCGGACCACAGCGGTACCGGCCCCTACCAGCCCTATGTGGAGCATGACGGGCAAGTGCTGGTGGACGAGTGATCGGTCCCTGCTTGCCAGGAGCCGGCATTCGGAGTGGAATGAGCGCTCCTTGACCGAACGCAACCCCGTTTCAGCCCGCAACCCAAATCATCGGCCCCCATGAAACGCGAACCCCAGCCCCCTCTCCACCCCACCGCTTCCCTGCAGCCCATCAGCCTGGATGTGCTGAGCGAGAAATACCTCAAACCCGGCGAAACCACGGCCGACGAGCTGTACCAGCGCGTGGCGCGGGCCCTGGCCTCGGTCGAAAAGCCGGAGCTGCGCGCAAAGTACGAGTCCTTATTCCTCGCCAACCTGAAGGCGGGCGCCATCGGCGCGGGCCGCATCATGAGCGCGGCGGGCACCGACATCCAGGCCACCCTCATCAACTGCTTTGTGCAGCCCGTGGGTGACTGCATCCAGGGTGTGGACGACGAAGGCTTTCCGGGCATCTACGAGGCGCTGCGCGAAGCCGCCGAAACTATGCGGCGCGGCGGCGGCGTGGGCTACGACTTCTCGCGCATCCGCCCCAAGGGTGCGCAGGTCAAGGCCACGGCCTCCATGGCCTCGGGGCCCTGCAGCTACATGAACGTGTTCGACCAGTCCTGCTCCACGGTGGAGAGCGCGGGCGCACGCCGGGGCGCGCAGATGGGCGTGCTGCGCATCGACCACCCCGATGTGCACGAGTTCATCACCGCCAAACGCACGCCGGGCCGCTGGAACAACTTCAACGTGTCGGTCGGCGTGTCGGACGCGTTCATCCAGGCCGTGCAGAACAACGCACCGTGGGAGCTGGTGCACAAGGCCCGCCCCGGCGCCGCACTGCTGGCCCAGGGCGCCCGCCAGCGCGCCGATGGCCTGTGGGTCTACGCCACCGTGCAGGCGCGCGAGTTGTGGGACACGATCATGAAGTCGGCCTACGACTTTGCCGAGCCGGGCATCCTGTTCCTGGGCCGCATCAACGAAGACAACAACCTGCATTACTGCGAAGACATTGCTGCGACCAACCCGTGCGGCGAACAGCCGCTGCCGTCGTACGGCTGCTGTGACCTGGGACCCATCATCCTTACCCGCTTTGTGCGCCACCCCTTCGGGTTTGGCGGCGTGGCCGCGTTTGATTTTGACGCCTTCACCCAGGCCGTGGCGCTGCAGGTGCGTGCACTCGACAACGTGCTGGATGTGACCTACTGGCCGCTGCCGCAGCAGCGCGACGAGGCCATGGCCAAACGCCGCATTGGCGTGGGCTTTACCGGCATGGGCAACACGCTGGCCATGCTGTGCCTGCGCTACGACCTGCCCGAGGGCCGCACCATGGCAGCGCGCATTGCCGAGTGCATGCGCGATGCGGCCTATGCTGCGTCGGTGGAGCTGGCGCGCGAGAAAGGCGCGTTTCCGAAGTTCGATGCGCGGGGCTATCTGGCGGAGGGCACGTTTGCGAGCCGGTTGCCCGAATCGCTCAAGGCCGCGATCCACCAGCATGGCATCCGCAACAGCCACCTGTTGTCCATCGCGCCCACGGGCACAGTGAGCCTGGCGTTTGCCGACAACGCCTCCAACGGCATCGAGCCGCCGTTCTCGTGGATGTACAAGCGCAAGAAGCGCGAGTCGGACGGCAGCACCACCGAATACGCGGTGGAAGACCACGCCTGGCGCCTGTACCGCGAGCTGGGCGGCGATGTGAACGCGCTGCCCGACTACTTTGTCTCGGCCCTGGCCATGTCCGCGCAGGACCACATCGCCATGATGGAAGCCGTGCAGCCCTTTGTGGACACGGCCATCTCCAAGACCGTGAACATCCCGGCGGACTACCCGTACGAGGACTTCAAGGACCTGTATCTGCAGGCCTGGCGCGCGCGGCTCAAAGGCCTGGCCACTTACCGGCCCAACAGCATCCTGGGCTCGGTGCTGGAAACGCATGCAGAGCCTGCACCCGCGCCCGCTGCGGCTGCAGCGCCCGTCGCCGCCCCCGTGGACCCGATGCGCACCGTGATCGAGAGCCGCCCGCAAGGCGGCCTCTCCGCCGTGGCCGAAAAGCTTGAATACTGGACGCAGGAAGGCCACAAGACGCTGTACCTCATCGTGTCCTTCCTGCCCGTGCCTACGGGGGTGGGCAACCGTACTGTGGACCGTGCCATTGAGTTCTTCATGCCTGTGGGCCAGAGCGGCGAGTCGCAGCAGTGGATCACCTCCAGCATGCGCCTGCTCTCGCTGGCCGCGCGGGGCGGTTTTCTGGAGCGAGCCTTGAGCGACATGCGCAAGGTCGCCTGGGACCGGGGCCCCGTGCGCCTGGGCACCCACCGCAAGGACGACGGCACGCTGGTGCCCATGTGGCACGACTCCGAGGTGGCGGCCATGGCCTACGCCATCCAGAACATCCTGGCGCGCCGCGT
Above is a window of Acidovorax sp. KKS102 DNA encoding:
- the narJ gene encoding nitrate reductase molybdenum cofactor assembly chaperone — encoded protein: MFKKNPTSVRLTLRALGYLLSYPDAQLRSVMPQLIDALQAEQALSAERMDELKAVCQHLAALDPLEAEARYVDNFDRGRQTSLHLFEHVHGDSRDRGPALIDLLQTYEKAGLQFEADELPDHLPVVLEFASTQPPAVAKEFLGEMAHILNALFSALVARSSPYASVIAAVLEVSGQRVQSVALTPEPPMDEVWAEPEAFGGCSTQGQSKPDQPQPLHFVRTPRAERAPEGVSA
- the narI gene encoding respiratory nitrate reductase subunit gamma, which gives rise to MTTPWLDTLLFGIYPYICLAVFFIGSWARFDRDQYTWKSDSSQLLRTGSLRWGSNLFHIGVLFLFFGHTFGMLTPHFVYEHFISAGNKQLMAMVTGGIAGLLAFVGISILLHRRLSDARIRATSKTSDIVLLILLWLQLALGLATIPLSAQHLDGSMMMKLAEWGQRVVTFRSGGVELLAEAGWIFKAHMFLGMSIFLIFPFTRLVHVWSGFGTLAYVLRPYQVVRARRLNLPAGHLQSQDRRA
- a CDS encoding peptidylprolyl isomerase, with the translated sequence MSGCGTGSCGCGSTDSSVAAAPASTLTPTQTAAYEALVATMADAPVQAMPAPAASGPVAVADIARINGVALNAPHELLDEEALRQRACTELLRQAAQQAGLLSADDVPGALGAISTEASDAIEQLLDRELPIPDPSEEACRRYHEAHPAAHAQGERAQLRHVLFAVTPGVDVKQLRLRAEALLIDLRCADDGGAKFAEAAAQWSNCPSGQQGGDLGWLTRADCAPEFAREVFGSAEIGVLARLVHSRFGLHVVEVVAREAGQQPAFEDVRQAIALTLRQQAWVNALRQYLQLLAGAAVVEGVALDAAESPLVQ
- a CDS encoding carbonic anhydrase; amino-acid sequence: MPDELLDRLRRFHDDAFPQYRQQFQALVDEGQHPTTLFIGCSDSRLVPYLLTGAGPGELFLVRNVGAFIPPYDGSHGHHGTTAAIEFAVLNLQVRRIVVCGHSHCGAIKAMYGEVSPEAPNLNRWLDLGREALLPMQPGPEVLRRTEQRAVVLQLERLMEYPMVRSRVQSGQISLHGWHYVIEDGEVHVFDVQTGGFVPASQSDHSGTGPYQPYVEHDGQVLVDE
- a CDS encoding adenosylcobalamin-dependent ribonucleoside-diphosphate reductase; its protein translation is MKREPQPPLHPTASLQPISLDVLSEKYLKPGETTADELYQRVARALASVEKPELRAKYESLFLANLKAGAIGAGRIMSAAGTDIQATLINCFVQPVGDCIQGVDDEGFPGIYEALREAAETMRRGGGVGYDFSRIRPKGAQVKATASMASGPCSYMNVFDQSCSTVESAGARRGAQMGVLRIDHPDVHEFITAKRTPGRWNNFNVSVGVSDAFIQAVQNNAPWELVHKARPGAALLAQGARQRADGLWVYATVQARELWDTIMKSAYDFAEPGILFLGRINEDNNLHYCEDIAATNPCGEQPLPSYGCCDLGPIILTRFVRHPFGFGGVAAFDFDAFTQAVALQVRALDNVLDVTYWPLPQQRDEAMAKRRIGVGFTGMGNTLAMLCLRYDLPEGRTMAARIAECMRDAAYAASVELAREKGAFPKFDARGYLAEGTFASRLPESLKAAIHQHGIRNSHLLSIAPTGTVSLAFADNASNGIEPPFSWMYKRKKRESDGSTTEYAVEDHAWRLYRELGGDVNALPDYFVSALAMSAQDHIAMMEAVQPFVDTAISKTVNIPADYPYEDFKDLYLQAWRARLKGLATYRPNSILGSVLETHAEPAPAPAAAAAPVAAPVDPMRTVIESRPQGGLSAVAEKLEYWTQEGHKTLYLIVSFLPVPTGVGNRTVDRAIEFFMPVGQSGESQQWITSSMRLLSLAARGGFLERALSDMRKVAWDRGPVRLGTHRKDDGTLVPMWHDSEVAAMAYAIQNILARRVADPVQQQLPLDEPTPPPVAVPQAMAGKKCSECGAHAVIRKDGCDYCTQCGHLGSCG